One window from the genome of Oryza glaberrima chromosome 3, OglaRS2, whole genome shotgun sequence encodes:
- the LOC127767471 gene encoding calcium-dependent protein kinase 8 encodes MGNCCGTPATAEEGGKRRRRGKQKKANPFTVAYNRAPSSAGAAAGRPGLMVLRDPTGRDLGARYELGGELGRGEFGITYLCTEAETGDRYACKSISKRKLRTPVDVEDVRREVEIMRHMPSHPNIVSLRAAYEDEDNVHLVMELCEGGELFDRIVARGHYTERAAAAVTRTIVEVVQMCHRHGVMHRDLKPENFLYANKKDSSPLKAIDFGLSVFFRPGERFTEIVGSPYYMAPEVLKRHYGPEVDVWSAGVILYILLCGVPPFWAETEQGVAQAIIRSVVDFKREPWPRVSEPAKDLVKRMLDPNPMTRLTAEQVLEHPWLHDSKKMPDIPLGDAVRARLQQFAAMNKLKKKALKVIAEHLSAEEAADIKDMFDKMDVSKNGQLTFEDFKAGIRKLGNQMPDSDLKILMDAADIDKNGILDYQEFVAVSIHVRKIGNDEHIQKAFSYFDQNKSGYIEIEELREALVDEIDGNDEDIINSIIRDVDTDKDGKISYDEFAVMMKAGTDWRKASRQYSRQRFSNLSLKLQKDGSISDDTQ; translated from the exons atgGGCAACTGCTGcggcacgccggcgacggcggaggagggcgggaagaggaggaggagggggaagcaGAAGAAGGCGAACCCCTTCACCGTCGCGTACAaccgcgcgccgtcgtcggcgggggcggcggcggggaggcccGGGCTGATGGTGCTGCGGGACCCGACGGGGCGGGACCTCGGCGCGCGgtacgagctcggcggcgagctgGGGCGCGGCGAGTTCGGGATCACGTACCTGTGCACGGAGGCGGAGACGGGGGACAGGTACGCGTGCAAGTCGATATCGAAGCGGAAGCTGCGGACGCCGGTGGACGTGGAGGACGTGCGGCGCGAGGTGGAGATCATGCGCCACATGCCGTCGCATCCGAACATCGTCAGCCTCCGCGCCGCCTACGAGGACGAGGACAACGTGCACCTCGTCATGGAGCTCTGCGAGGGCGGCGAGCTCTTCGACAGGATCGTCGCGCGGGGCCACTACaccgagcgcgccgccgccgccgtcacgcgCACCATCGTCGAGGTGGTTCAG ATGTGCCACAGGCATGGTGTCATGCACCGCGACCTTAAACCAGAAAACTTCCTATATGCTAACAAGAAGGATAGTTCTCCTCTGAAGGCAATTGATTTTGGGCTATCTGTGTTCTTCAGGCCTG GTGAGCGGTTCACTGAAATTGTAGGCAGTCCATATTACATGGCTCCAGAGGTTTTAAAGCGACACTATGGCCCTGAAGTTGATGTCTGGAGTGCAGGAGTGATACTTTACATACTCCTTTGCGGTGTACCACCATTTTGGGCAG AAACCGAGCAGGGAGTAGCGCAGGCAATTATACGCTCTGTGGTAGATTTCAAAAGAGAACCATGGCCCAGGGTATCTGAGCCAGCTAAAGATCTTGTTAAGCGGATGTTGGACCCAAATCCCATGACAAGGCTTACTGCAGAACAAGTACTTG AACATCCATGGTTACATGATTCTAAAAAGATGCCTGACATTCCTCTTGGTGATGCTGTCCGAGCTAGACTGCAGCAATTTGCTGCGATGAACAAGTTAAAGAAGAAAGCCCTTAAG GTCATTGCTGAGCATTTGTCTGCAGAGGAAGCAGCTGACATAAAGGACATGTTTGATAAAATGGATGTGAGCAAGAATGGCCAGCTGACCTTTGAGGATTTCAAGGCTGGCATACGTAAACTTGGGAATCAGATGCCTGATTCAGATCTTAAGATATTGATGGATGCT GCTGATATTGACAAAAATGGGATCCTGGACTATCAAGAATTTGTTGCTGTGTCTATCCATGTGAGGAAAataggcaatgatgaacatatCCAGAAGGCTTTCTCATATTTTGACCAAAATAAGAGTGGTTACATAGAAATTGAAGAGCTTAGAGAGGCCTTGGTTGATGAAATAGATGGTAATGATGAAGACATTATTAATAGCATCATCCGTGATGTAGATACAGACAAG GATGGGAAAATAAGCTACGACGAGTTTGCCGTCATGATGAAGGCCGGCACTGACTGGAGGAAGGCATCTAGGCAGTACTCAAGACAAAGGTTCAGTAACCTCAGTCTGAAGCTTCAAAAGGACGGATCCATCAGTGACGACACGCAATAG